Below is a genomic region from Candidatus Neomarinimicrobiota bacterium.
TGATAAAAAATATCTTTATGATGCCATTCACCCGTTTGATCCATGCCATACATCACATGAATCTCAGGAAATATATGTTTCATTAATCCTGTTTTTTGAAGAATGTTCAATCCAACCGATGGTTTATCGGTGGCAAGAATTTTGCAAAATTCTGTGGTAATACGCTCTTGGGATACAATTTGAATCCGCTCGGCCTGACGCTGCATTGAATCAAAACACTTATCATCGATATGCATGCCCAATCCGGAAGCAAAATAAGCACCCCGCATCATTCGCAATGGATCTTCGGAAAATGTATCATCCGGATCCAATGGCGTGACCAAATGTTTTGCCATTAGATCACGAACACCATTGTGTGGGTCGTGTAATTCACCAAAATCTTGCGGCGCCAAACTCATGGCCATGGCATTCACCGTAAAATCACGACGGAGTAAGTCACCCTTCAAGTCAGTATAAACTACCTTTGATGGTTTGCGAGAATCTGATTCGTAGGATTCTTCGCGAGCGGCAGCCACCTCAATCGGAATTGGCTTCGATGGAATATGGGCTGTGGAAAAACGTGGAAAGGAAATTACTTTTTTAATGCCCATTTTTTTGGCAATAAGATTGGCAAATTCAATCCCGTCGCCCACCACCATC
It encodes:
- a CDS encoding HD domain-containing protein, with the translated sequence MANIQYLLDSQPEPKYILKEIGEIAAANNREVYVVGGVVRDLFLDRKLKEIDVMVVGDGIEFANLIAKKMGIKKVISFPRFSTAHIPSKPIPIEVAAAREESYESDSRKPSKVVYTDLKGDLLRRDFTVNAMAMSLAPQDFGELHDPHNGVRDLMAKHLVTPLDPDDTFSEDPLRMMRGAYFASGLGMHIDDKCFDSMQRQAERIQIVSQERITTEFCKILATDKPSVGLNILQKTGLMKHIFPEIHVMYGMDQTGEWHHKDIFYHTMQVVDNAAKLSDKMEVRFAALVHDIAKPNTRRIDKKKGYTFHGHDAVGERMLNKVGKRMKLSNELK